A single Candidatus Thalassolituus haligoni DNA region contains:
- a CDS encoding GGDEF domain-containing protein has translation MNHLYRDIYRRHALALVGALLFTLLYGFGGTLFGDTAWMIELAIAFWCGLILISYWFWSGRSLSYRDSGLTLPYLVWSIMFVTLAIVIVPSVHQMMMMAYLAMLPFGILGLGWRALMGICLLIVGCYSGAVLTLQYSATGPFESVRELLLGIAFTLAVMSFGIVGREFVLLRDALGRKNRELRLALARIEELSTRDETTGLINRRHFVKTLMDKRAMSRRDGSPFVVALVEIDHFDEVCTEFGEFRVEQMLADVAQLMLVIVREVDEVACFGRDEFALMLSGAQLIAGEQVVERIRKRIAEQPMAEGMISVTISAGVVQYQPSESVDALLHRTDALVVEARKQGRNQVVSQGLTAFD, from the coding sequence GTGAATCATTTATATCGGGATATCTATCGACGTCATGCATTGGCACTGGTTGGTGCCTTGTTGTTTACGCTGTTGTATGGCTTTGGGGGGACGTTGTTCGGGGACACTGCTTGGATGATAGAGCTGGCCATAGCGTTCTGGTGTGGGCTGATTTTAATCAGTTACTGGTTCTGGAGTGGACGTAGCCTGAGTTACCGAGATTCCGGCCTGACATTACCCTATCTGGTGTGGTCGATCATGTTTGTCACCTTGGCGATTGTGATCGTCCCGTCGGTGCATCAGATGATGATGATGGCTTATTTGGCGATGCTTCCTTTTGGCATTCTGGGGCTGGGATGGCGTGCGCTGATGGGAATTTGCTTGCTGATTGTCGGTTGTTATTCAGGGGCTGTGCTGACGCTGCAATATAGCGCTACCGGGCCATTTGAATCGGTACGTGAACTGTTGTTGGGGATAGCCTTTACCTTGGCGGTGATGTCGTTCGGGATAGTGGGGCGTGAATTTGTATTATTGCGGGATGCTTTAGGCCGCAAGAACCGTGAGTTGCGCTTGGCGCTCGCCAGAATTGAAGAGCTGTCGACTCGGGATGAAACGACGGGGCTGATCAATCGCCGTCACTTTGTTAAAACGCTGATGGACAAGCGTGCCATGTCCCGCCGGGATGGCAGTCCGTTTGTGGTTGCGCTGGTTGAAATCGATCATTTTGACGAAGTTTGCACTGAATTTGGTGAGTTCCGGGTTGAACAGATGTTGGCAGATGTGGCCCAACTGATGCTTGTGATCGTACGTGAGGTGGATGAGGTGGCCTGTTTCGGCAGGGATGAGTTTGCCTTGATGTTGTCTGGAGCCCAGTTAATTGCGGGTGAGCAGGTGGTTGAGCGGATTCGCAAACGAATTGCTGAACAGCCAATGGCAGAGGGTATGATTTCGGTAACCATTTCTGCCGGGGTTGTTCAGTACCAGCCGTCGGAATCGGTGGATGCCTTGTTACATCGCACCGATGCTCTGGTTGTCGAGGCCCGGAAGCAAGGCCGCAACCAAGTCGTCTCGCAGGGATTAACCGCGTTTGACTGA